DNA from Candidatus Zixiibacteriota bacterium:
CTGTCCACTTTTGCGGCAGTTTGCGTTTTCAGGTTTCCGGATAGGGATGTCTATAAGCTCTATCCCAAGGCGACAAATTACAAATCGGTTTTGAAAAAAATAGACGGCGAAGCAAAGAAGAAGTGCGAAGATCTCCTGGGCCGGCCTTTAGATTCGGATGAGACCGAACTGACCTTCTATGAGATCTACAAAGGGAAAGAGCTTATCGGGATGATACACCCACATGCAGAAAGAGGTGAATATGGGACAATAGAAGTAGTCTGGGCATTTACCCTGGATGGCAAGATAATAGATTTTACCATCCAGAGGGACAGGGAAAAGAAAGGAAAAGAACTTAATGGTCCGGATTTCAGGAAACAATTCGGAGGTAAGGACCTTAACTCTCCTTTCGTGCTCGAGAATACCAAAGAGATAAATACAAAGTTGCTCAAGCCAGTGCAGGAGGCTGACAAAGGCTCTTCAGCCATTGCTTATGGTGCCAAGAAGACCCTGGCGTTTTATAAATATCTTTTTCAGGAGGTGAAGTAGCTATGAAGTTCATCTTATTTGCACTAAAGAATTTGTTAAGGAACAAGATCAGGACTCTTCTGACAGTTCTTTCAATTGCTGTTTCAGTGACGGTTTTGTTCTCATTGCTCTCTTTTACCAAGGGATATGAGAAAGGAATGACCGAAGAGTTGGGTAAGATGGGTTACCAGATAATGCTCGTACCGAGGGGATGCCCGTACGAGGCGGCGTCTTTGGCTTTATCCGGAGGGAAAATCCCCAATTATTTCGGTTATTCAGTCTTAGAAGAGGTGAAGAAGATCCCGGAGGTAGAAATTGCTGCTCCTTTCTTCATGTCTGCGGTGATAAGACCAGATGAGGACCGGACAGATATCTATTTCGGGATGGATGAGGCTATGTACCAGATGAAAAGGTACTGGAAGATAAAGGGGAGCTATTTCAAAGATGAAAACTCTATGATAATGGGCGGGGATGCGGCTTACATAGAGCAGACAGATGAGCCTGGTCAGAAATTTTTCGTAAGGGAAAAAAACAGGGAGTTTGTGGTCACAGGAATACTGGAAAGGACCGGAACAAAAGATGACGGGTTCTTCTTCATTCCACTTAAAGCTGCGCAGGAAATGTTCGGGCAGAAGGATAAAGTGACCGGAATTGCAATACGGGTGAAAGATCCAACTTTGATTCCAACAGTGGTGGAAAAATTAGAGAAACTGCCGGATTCACAGGTGATAACTATGTCCCAGCTTATGGGCACAATGATGAACTTGGTTGCCCAGGCGAAGACTTTGATATTGTCCATTATCATCATCGCCATAATCATCAGTGCCTTAGGTGCTTTGAATACGGTTTTGATGTCGGTTTTCGAGCGGACCAAAGAGATTGGAGTGATGAGAGCGATGGGTGCAGGCAGGGAGCACGTGTTTCAGTTGGTCTGGGTGGAGACTTTAGTAATGGCTTTGATAAGCGGAGTATTAGGCATCGGAATAGCGATTATCGGAATGGGGCTGGTTGAAAAGATAATCAAAAAGCTTCTTCCTTTAGCCCCTCAGGGAAGCGTAGTCTCATTTGACCTGAATATTCTTTTAATCTGTCTGGGCTTTATAATTTTTGTAGGCTTGGTGGCTGGAATCTATCCAGCTTATCGGGCTTCCAAACTCAAACCGATCGAAGCGATCAGAACAGAATAGTGAACAGGAGGAGATATGAACTTCTTTAGCT
Protein-coding regions in this window:
- a CDS encoding ABC transporter permease, translating into MKFILFALKNLLRNKIRTLLTVLSIAVSVTVLFSLLSFTKGYEKGMTEELGKMGYQIMLVPRGCPYEAASLALSGGKIPNYFGYSVLEEVKKIPEVEIAAPFFMSAVIRPDEDRTDIYFGMDEAMYQMKRYWKIKGSYFKDENSMIMGGDAAYIEQTDEPGQKFFVREKNREFVVTGILERTGTKDDGFFFIPLKAAQEMFGQKDKVTGIAIRVKDPTLIPTVVEKLEKLPDSQVITMSQLMGTMMNLVAQAKTLILSIIIIAIIISALGALNTVLMSVFERTKEIGVMRAMGAGREHVFQLVWVETLVMALISGVLGIGIAIIGMGLVEKIIKKLLPLAPQGSVVSFDLNILLICLGFIIFVGLVAGIYPAYRASKLKPIEAIRTE